The Nicotiana tabacum cultivar K326 chromosome 1, ASM71507v2, whole genome shotgun sequence genome segment CCATATTGTAGCttggaattctcgaaggctttccttgAGTTTCCTCGTAGCTTCCGAGATTTTTTCATTCAAACTACTTGTGAAAGATATAGCTTCCCAGTTGTCAGGTACACGTggtaatgtcattctttcacgttgaaatctgtccacgaattctctaagcagtTCTGAGTCCCCttacttgattttgaaaatatcctccattcttttctaTACTTTTTGAgttcccgagtgtgctttgatgaaagaatttgcaagctcagcaaaagaatttatagaatttttgggTAAACGAGAATACTATGTTAGCGCTCCTTTGGTGAgcgtttcaccaaattttttgactaatactgattcaatctcctgcttagtcaaatcgttgcctttgacgcccgttgtaaatgcagtcacatgatctcgtgggtctgttattccatcatattttggaatattaggcgttttgaacttttttggaattgggagtggaacaacacttggcttccagggttgttgcgaatatctATCCATATCTACCCCTTTGATTGTGGGCGGTACCCCGGGTATCTTCTCTATGcgctcactttgctccttgagctgtttctgcaagattagtactaaattttgtaaatcagaataaATTACATTACCTGGTTCTCTCTCCTGTGATTCACTGAGAGTTCCACCGCTGCCTGAGTTAACAAGCCCGGAACGAGGGTTTTCCAAagtgttattatttggagtaggtgtgggtgttgcaacaggtaactggttaacaagtgcctcaacagctttgttgacctgagcagcaattaatttttgcaaagcttcatcaacagcttcagcattttcaaattgagcatgcTCGTTTATTTGAGACTCATCAGAAGTACCCTCACGAGATTGCCATGGAGAGTCTCGTGGAGTAGGAACTTGAGTGTTAATATTCTGTGGATCTCCCTGATtttgttggttctcttggtttcctTGAGTGTTATCACTGTTGTTCGACATAGTTGATACAACAAGGAAAgttaagtgaaaagaaaatagattatcagttttccggtaacagaaccaatttgcttaaccaaaaaataaaattttaatcaaagctagaatttagaagaacacgggttactgataatcaaaagaatgtataaaggaagtaatttaggtagcaagagagtaatcaagagaaaaacaagtaaaccaaagtttaTTCCAATAgtgtttcgtgtccttacaattgatcagatatctcccttttatagatatcttggagatatacgttttgcccaaatcataatgaggctattatgagtaattaaagacattgaatgctacgttacataatcattacattcaatacaaattctctaatgtattccacatttaatgcctattaaatgTCGTATCTGCTCTCTTttctattgtcagattcattccttttgattctcgAAATAAATGACTTAGATAGATACGGGCGCTGAGTTATTTGAATCACTACCCCGTGCCTCTTCCTCTGTcatttgctcgtatctgttgcaactcgtgcctcttggctagttgTAATTTTTTGACAatttgaccagtctacgtgtcTCGACACGTCAgctttatatttaaatacaatttttcccaatacacctAGAATTTTGTTCAAGTAGGTTCAATTgaacaatgcaatatttttgtgATAACAATCGACAGTAGAGATTTCCATGTATAACAAAGTGAATTTTGTATGTTGCTCTTTTTTACCATCATGCCGCTGAAAAATGTCATTTTCAGGTGCGTTTTTTCTACATAAAAAATGGTTAGAAAGGAAATATCCATTTTTCTTAATGTTCCactaaattttataaaaaaactCTTACAATCTTTAACCAAGTATAAGAAAGTTTCCTTTACAGACTTctatttaaaaatttatgtttTACTCCCAATTAATCTAGCCCTTTAAAAAaccataaacaaaataaaagtaaataaacaaataatttaCTAAAACAATAactaagaaaaaatataaaactagCTCACCTTCACGTAACACCAAAAGAGGAAAAAAGTACAGAACTATTTAAGGTATAAAAGTACTAAAATAAACATAAAGAGCACAGTGtaaaaaatagacttcaaattataaaaaatatccAACTGGTAGCCGCACAGTGCAGAATCTAACTCATGTCCCTTCACACTAAAATGAACCAGCTTGACCACAGAACCATCAACGACAGTCGTTCAGGCTAggttcattatatatatatatatattactgttTTCACACAAAATTTacatatcaaaatatttaaaatttacgACAAatcgggttcagttgaacccactTGATACAAGGTGGGTCCGCTCCTTCCTGTATAAAGTAGGGGTATACTACTCTTGATATAATTTTATGCCAGGTAAAAATttcatgatttgctaattaatcggcctTTCCTTGTTATGTGCCGAGATTTCCGCCGTGATCTCCAACCGATTGCGGATATTTCGGCTTCTATTATTTGGTTCGGCTAATTTCCCTCGATCTTGTTTGGTCTCGATCTTGTTCGGTCCCGGGGTCATGAACTCAACAATTTAACTTCGCACAATTGTTCGATATAACCCGAGGTCGAGCCTCAACCTGTCATGTTTCAGTCTCGATTGGTCACACAATAGACGAATCCGGCTTCGATCGTATACAATGATTTAGCATTTACAGGAACTTAAACATTTAGAATGGTCTTTACTTATTGTGTACGGGCCCTGCTGGCCCGATCTCTTTTTTCTAAGTTGATCTCAAACCATTGTTGATAATATAAATGGAAAAATAGGAATGTAAGCTTCTTAGTGCCTTAGATTCTGCAAATGATTTTCACTTTCCAGATCATGTATCTTTTAACCACTGAAGGTAGGGTAATCTATGTTCATTATAGGATAATCTTGATAGTGTAAAGAGGGATTCACAGCATCTAGCTCTAATATTTCTACAGAAAAATTCtgcttaatgtttttttttttttggtttgtctTTCTAGTTCATCTAATATCATTAAACCACAGGTGCATCAAGGAACATGATCCGTATAACATagccttttttttaattattgcttGGTACATATAAAAGAGAAAGTTCCTAGTGGAAACACAATAATTAGATAGATAGAAGAATCTAGCTCGtatatttctaaagaaaattcgGCCGTGATGTATTTTTGATTTGTCGGTCTAGTTCAACTAATGTCATTAAAACACATGTAGAATCAAGACGGATGATCCATATAACATAGCTTTAGTATTACTAGTGGGAGCACAATAATTGGATATATCGCATAATCTAGCTCTGATTTCTTTGGAGAAACTCTGTTCTTTATGGTATTTTGGTTTGTCGGTCTAGTTCAACTAATGTCACTAAACCACAGTTAGAATCAAGACAAAATGATCCATATAAACATAGCCTTTTGCTGAATATTGTATTCATAGAACACGAATACAAAGGAAAATTACCATAAGTGAAGGAATATTTTGAGAAACAATTGAGATTGAGTTGTCAGGAACATTTGGGAATATGAATGACTAGGAAAATGTGATGATGAAACTTCTTTCATAACATTCAATTTGTTGCAAACGACAATTAATCTTGACAGATAAAGTAAAGTGATCAATTATGTATTAACATGCTCTGCCTTGTTCATAGAccattgtgatgtactcatgcctTTATCACTATTCGAATTTACCTTTCATGCCTGCTTGGTTCAACTTCCAAGCCCTATCATCGCTTTTAGTATGGGTTTCAATTTTTCCCTCCAATGAATTAACTGCTTTCTGTTTCTTCTTTGATACTCTATTTGTCAGAACATTGTTTTCATGTAACAATTCAGTTGCAGGATCTTGATCATGATTTATGCAATTTTTTCATGTAACATTGTTTAATCTATCTTCCACTATGCAATTTTTTCATGCCATCTCCTTATCAATTTTAGGCTATTAGGTAGCCCTCGTGGTCTCCACTTCGGAACAACGTTCTAGCTTTTGTGTTGCTACTAGAAATTATGTGCAACTCCGCTGTACCTTAATTTTGTTGATATCCCTTACAGACTTTTATTTCCTTTGTGGTTTTCTACTTTATTTTCTTTCGTGAGGTGATAAATTTCTTTTCGGACCTCTGTCTTGCGTGGACCAATAGTATCATATATGCAAATGATGGATGATATATGGCTGCTTCACCCTTTATATATTGAACTTACACACATCTGTTTAGCTCCAGTAACTGAGCTTTCAGAATGGTTTTCAGTTAATAAGACATAGACCTTGCTGGAATCGACTGCCACTGATCACTGCTGCTTTGACGTATGTTTTAACCATTGCCATCTTAAAAAGCTAGAGCTTTAGAATGGTTGTAACTAAACATATCAACACTTGAGCAGTTTGACATACATGAGGAATTTGACCTGTTTTTGGGTCAAAGTACTCATATTTCTAGAATGATCACTAACATGGATTAGTGAAGGAAATGATGTTGGTGAGTGAACAGGATTGTTCCCTGATTATTATTGTCAGGCGTACTATCGATTATATTTTTTTTCCCGGTGTAACCATTTGATATTCGGAACTCATTATCTCCCCCCACCCCGGATTAATATGGATTCACCCGCGGTAAAGCCCATTTTACCCTCCTGATGGGTTTACAATGTATTAGCTTGATGTTTAGATGATCTAACAAATTTACTGTtaaagaaccagataaggaacctgccACACTTGGTACACATCGCAAATCAACGGATTCCAGCTAGTGTGAACAGCTACAACTACAGAAGATAGAGAACCAGTACAAGGACCTGATCCCTTGTGTTTCCCTGATAGCAGTACGAAGTCAACTGTGTACAGCtggaaagtgactgcctgcactATACAAAGAAACAGTGCAGCAGAGTTCTGCAGTCACTTGTCCTTTGACCAACCAAGTGATTACATCATTTattgtttggtggactcatataaactatcaattggtatcagagcgggttcctcctatcaggataacacctaggaaggatccatatagctgctccaccaaattttgaagaaggtcaatctacgtacagaccacccaggttcaatgggcaatactatgggtggtggaagacgagaatgcatgattttattaTGACAGAAGACTTTGAGTTGTGGGATGTCATATGTGATAGTCCTTATATCCCAACAACGAGTGTCAGAGATCTTCCATTGATGATGCCAAAGACCAGGAAAGAATACACCGACGCAGATAGGAAAACTATGGAGAAAAATTTTTGTGCCAAGAAAATTTTGGTGTGTGGCATAGGACCTGATGATTACAACATGATCTCGGCTTGTCAAACAgccaaggagatatgggaagctttACAAATAGCACATGAGGGAATCATTCAAGTAAAGCAATCTACGATTGATAAGCTTACCACTGAGTATGAGCTCTTTAGGATGAAAGACGATTAATCTATTCAAGACatgcacacaagattcacttccattataaatgagttacactcacttgGTGAAGTCATTCCCAGGAACAAGCTCGTGAGGAAAATTCTTAGCATCCTGCCTAGTTCATGGGAAAGTAAAGTGAATGTTATTACTGAAGCAAAAGACCTGCAAGAGCCGACCATAGACAAGCTAGCTGGAAATTTGAAAACCTACGAAATGAAAAGAaagatagacagtgaaagaagagaaccaaagaagaaaaagaacctggtactcaaagttgaaagcaatgactcaagtgagaAGGACAGTGACATGACTTACTTAATCaaaagatttcagaagatggtcagaagaaatggTGGAATACTAAAAAAGGGCAACTCAAGCAGACTAAAGAACTATGATCTCTGCCATAAATGTGAGAAGCCAAGGCACTTCATCAAAGATTGCCCTCTTATTAAGCAAGAACGCTCCAAATACAATCCTGATAAAGCAGcaaagaggaacccggttcctgacaAACACTTCAAAAGGAAGAGATATGCTGACAATGTGGTGAAGCAAGCTCTTACAACATGGGGAGATTCCTCCAGTGAGTCTGAAGAAGAAACTGATGTAGGTGACAGTTCTATGATGgcagttgaaattgaagaaaatgaatatgattcAACATTTTCTTTGATGGCTCAATCAGATGATGATTAGGATGATGACAATAATGAGATAAGCTTTAGGGATGTTCAGataaatctgaaatcctactccCCTAAGAAACTCATGTCATTAGCAAGTGTATTAattgatgcctatcatagtcTTGTTGAGGATAAAGATACCCTGACCTTAGAACTAGGAGAAGTTGAACAAACTAGAGATGATCTGGTAGTGTGTGTAGTTGATCTGAAGGAAAGAATAAGTAATCTTGAGAATGAAAAAGTGGTTCTAACTGAAAAAATTGCTAGTGTGGAACATGAAAGAGATGATTTAGTGGTTGTAGTTGTTGACTTAAAGGAAACCATTGAGaattttattaaagaaaaagaGTCCTTAATGGAAAAAGTGAATGCTATTGAGCAGGAGAGAGATGACCTTCTAGTAGTGATTATAGACTTAAAGGAAATAATAGAGGAACTTGTAGCTGAGTGTAGGCCTGGAAATTCTGAAAAGGGGAAAGAGATAGCTagtgaggcacacattaagcttgaaaaaGAGTTAGTTGCTATGAGAACTAATTTGTGTGCTGAACTTGAGAAAAATAGGCAGATCCAAGTAGAACTGGAAAGACTAAAGAATAATCTTCAGAAGTCTCTTAAACAGACCTGGTCCTCGGAAGCTATTACTGCCATGTATATATGTTAATAATGGCGGTAACAGGCAGGGAATAAGGTTTCAAAAGGAGAAAACTCTTTATAACCCCCACCGCAAATATGTTACTGTACCCGATAATTCGCTATGCAaccactgtgggaacaatgggcatttCAAGGAAAATTGCCAAGCCAGGGTTTAATCTCTGAAGAAAAACAATGTTTTTGCTGAGAAAGTAACTGCTGAAAAAGGACCAGGTGCCACTCATAAAAAACGCATGTTATCTGCATGGACTAAAAGAGcacttattcatcctcttgcttattacaagggacccaaacttgcttgggttcctaaatctaacccttgattttTTTGTGtagggaacagtgaaaggaagaagtcaacaatggttcatggacagtggttgctcaaagcacatgactggaaaTACTATGGACTTTCTTTCACAAAAAGCCccgcaaggagggagtgtatcatTTGAAAATGGgaaaaggggtacattcttgtTGTTGGAAAAGTTGAAAAGTCACTCACTCAATTGAGAATGTATACTATGTTAATGGTCTTAAGTATAGTCTATTGAGTGTTTCTCAGAtttgtgataaaggaaacaaggtggagtCCTTGTCTAAGATATGCACACTTACAAATCtggtaactggtgaagtggtacttgtggccaaaagatacaaaaacatctatgttgctgatttcaaATCTATacaaagtggtgatctgagttgcctgaaagctgttgatgatgatgctgaactctGGCATGGAAGAGTGGGGAATACAAGCTTCTCTCTTCTAAATAAACTAgttcagaaggacctggttcgtggtctgccCATGTCAAAGTTCAAAGAACACATAGTCTGTGATGCTTGTGCTAGAGAGAAGCATGTGAATTCCTCATTCGAGTCAAAGAAAGATGTCAGCACCTCAAAACCACTTGATCTCCTtcatatggatctgtgtggacctatgagaGTGCAAAGAAGGGGAGCGAAAAGGTACATTTTTatgatagtggatgactactccagattcacttTGGGCTCTGTTTCTTAGAACaaaagatgaaacctttgaagTATTCTTATCCTTTGTAAAGAAAATCCAAGTGGAAAGGattatcttggaaaatttgatgccaaTAGTGATGAAGGAATCGTTTTGGGGTATTCTTCTCAAAGAAAAACTTCCAAGATATACAACAAGtagactcaatgtgttgaggaaggTGTTCATGTAATCTTTGACAAGTCCTATCCCCCTGTGAGAAAATCAACAAGGATGATCAAGATAGGGAACCTTACTTGTTCCAGGTGAAGTCATCGACATGACAAATGGAAAGGTAGATATGATGAGTCAAGTGAAGGAGCCAAGTGGAGACAATGCAGTTTCTTTCTCAAGGGAACCAGGTACCACAATTACAACCActaaagctgaagaaagagtggttgatgtaGTGTACAGTTCTCCATAAGTAGCTGAGAGAAGAATACAAGGGAACCAGTTAGATCTACCCAGCTCCTCTAGAAATGAGGTTCAAGTACCCAaactggaaacacaaaagctccCGTCTTCTTGACAACATAATTACCCCTATAGATTCAGGTGTGCAAACCCGATCAAaagccagaaattcacttgccttctcgacctttctttcccaaatagaagccaaaaatatcaaggaagccttaAAGGATGCAGACTGGATTgcagccatgcaagatgagttGCATCAGATTGAAAGGAACAATGTATGAAACCTAGTAACTAGACCCTCAGATCGAACCatcataggaaccaggtgggtattcaggaataAGCTTAATGGACATGGAAACACTATAAGAAACAAGGCTAGGCTAGTGGTTCAATGTTACAATCAGGAGAAATGAATTGATTATGATGAGACATTTGCTTCGGTTgctcgcatggaagctattagaatccTAATCACTTTTGCATCACATATGGAATTCActctgttccaaatggatgtcaaaagtgcatttttgaatggatttcttaaggaagaagtctatgtaaaGCAAATtccagggtttgaatgtcatgaacaccctgaatATGTGGTAAAACTGGACAAGGCATTGTATGGGTTGAAGtaggctcctcgagcttggtatgaaacaATGTCAAAATTCCTCTTAGAAAATAGTTTTACAAGAGCGAAAATTGACAACACATTGTTCCTGAAGAAATGGGGGAGGAACCTGCTTATCATTtaggtgtatgttgatgatatcatttttggggaAAAAGCCGATTCactgtgtgaagaatttgcaaaactcatgggaagtgagtttgaaatgagtatgactGGTGAGTTGAATTtattcttgggtcttcaagtgaagcaatccacaaagggtACATACATCTGCCAGTAGAAATACATCAAGGAGCTCCTGAAAAGGTTTgatatggaagcatcaaaagtgatAGATACTCCCATTGCCACTaccactcgactggacatggatgaatATGGCTCTTCTATGAATTAAACCATATATAGAGGCATTATTAGGTCTCTTCTCTACCTCACTACCAGTAGACCTGGTATTGTCTTTAATATGGGGCTATGTGCAAGGTTTCAGTCAAATCCcaaatctcatctgaaggctgccaaaagaattcTGAGATATCTTAAGGGAACACAGGACCTGGTCCTGTGCTACCCCTCAGGTGATAATTTTAATCTTATTGGGTATGTTGATGCTaactatgcaggttttcttgtggataggaaAAGTACTTCTGGAATTGCTCACTTTCTAGGATCATGTCTCatctcatggggtacaaggaatcaaaactcagtggctctttcaacagtCGAAACAAAATATGTAGCCACAGCTTCCTGTTGTGCTCAGCTCTTATGGATCAAACATCAATTTGAAGATTTTGGTGTGCATAAtgactgtgtgcctcttctatgTGATAACACCAGTACACTTAACATGGCCAAGAATCTAGTTCAACACAaaagaaccaagcacattgatgtaAGACATCATTTTCTGAGGGACAATGTGGAGAAAGGACTTATCTGCATGAATGCAGTACAGAAGAccaaattgcagatatcttcaccaaagcttTGAGCAGagaacattttgaaaaaaaataggcTGGAGTTGGGGTTAATAACGCCTAATTGAGAACCCGATTCCCATCAGTTGGCTATGAAAGTCACCTACATGTAACATTAACTAAAGTATTTTCTGGCCAAATCTAACTCACTTAAATACTGTTGTAGGTAGACACACATGATGATTATAGAAGCTTTAGATGCACTGCATAGGTGGTAAAAGAGGATTAAAATTTTCAAAGACAGGTCAAGAACCTAGTTCTTGTACCACAAGTTAGTAGTCCTGTACATTTTTCATACATATCTTAAAAATGTTCGAAAATCAAGTGCCATGTCATCCACATTTTTAGAATCTGTTGTCACGTCTTTTTATTTGAAATCCCTTTTATCTTCCTTTAAAACGTTGTGATTTCCCACACACTACCTCCGTTTCAGAAccggtctctctctctctctctccctcataATTATCTTCTCTTATTAAAGCCCTCTCTTCTTCTTGAACGATCATACTCCTCTCATCATACCTACTCTAAAAATTTCTCAACTGTATCTCACCCGATAATCCCTTCTTTAGTATAGATCACCCAAAGAAAACCCTTGAGCCTTCCGTCCCTGATGAACCCTCTGTCACGATTCTTGTCTCAACCACTGAAAACACCTCCAACCCATATTTCCATACACCCTCTAGTTCTCATACGACTATCTCAAACCTCTCTCCTTCTCCTAATCATGGACCccaaaaaccccaaaattcgataATCATTCATCTCTATCAATTGAAATTCTCACCGACCAAAACAAGGGTGGAGAACAGGGTGAAGTCCGAAAGATTGTAGAGGTCTTAGGGGTTAGTATTGATCAATCTTCAGTTGTTCTTACTCCTGAGTTAGTGACGCCCATGGAGTCTCTCGAGGAGGAAACCATCACACACATACTTGTTGTATCTACAGATGGAATAGTGCATGAGGTAATCTCTGGTGTGCCCAAGTCTCAAAGAAATAAGACACAAGGGTTTGTGGAAGAAGAAGTTGTGGTGCTCTTTGAAAGCGCTGCACCAGCAGAAACTACTAGGACTTCTCGTGAAGGACCTGACCCCTCTCCAGAGGAAAAGGGTCAAGGATCCTCCTCCCAGGTTAGTTTTTCTCCTACACCCTCTCCACATTTTGTTATTGAGCCCTTGGAAATTCTGGTTCCTGACATGAGGTCATGTGATGAGGAAGACCATGATAACATTGCTATGTATGCTTTCATTATCAAGAGGAGGGCAGTTATCAGTCCTAACTCTTCTACTAGGTTGAAAGTAATATAGGCTTTTGAGTCTACCCTAAAAAAGAGCAAAAGGAGcagtaagaagaaaaagaatagaTTGGTGAAAAATGGAGAAGTGGTATGTGACAAGGACATTTCTATGGTGGAAGTCAATGAGGAAACAAAAGAGGAACCCAATTCCTTGGTTAACAGATCTCAGAAGAAGAAATAATTTGCTTCAGTGGAGGATGTTACTCCCCCTAGTTCAAAGGTGAAAGGTGTTATGAAAGGAGGAAAGTTGAAACATGTTGTGAGTGAACAATATTTTTCTGATGAGGATGTGTTGAACAAGTCTAGTGGAACAGCAAAATCAAGTGTGAAGTCTGGAAAAAGGAAGTTGGAACCTGTGAAGGAACCTGTTTTTGCAAAGAGAGTGAAAAGTGAGAGTAGGTCTACTACAAATCGTTTGAGGCACCAAAAGGTCTTGTTGGGTCGCACTTTTGACCCAACAATTTCTGAGATAGCTGGCATGAGACAAGTAATTGAGATGGTTGAGTTTCAACGTTAGGGGCATCTATTCCAAATAGATGCACCCAAGGTATATGAGGATGAGGTCCAAAGATTCTATGCCGACCTCTTTCCTGTTGACATTGACCATATTTGTGCTTTAGTAAATGGGATGAATATTGTGTTTGATGTTGCTCTTCTTGGGGAAATTCTTAAAGTCCCTTCTGATAGTAAGTCTTCTATGAAATATGTGTGTAGGTCAAACTTTAGGAATGCTATTGTCAATAATGGTGCAAACCAGAAGGGGGAACGGGTTCACAAGAAAGCCTTGCTTCCTGTTTATCAGTTATTGTTTGAGCTGGTGAACAAGGTTTTTCTACCCCATGCTGGGAGGAAGTCCATTACTTCAAAATCTGACTTGTATCTGATGGAGTTACTGGATGGATTTACAGTTGTAAACTTGCCTACTATCATGATTGAGCATATGCAGAAGGTGGTGACTTTCAAAGATGGAAACCATGGTCTTCCATATGGGTTTCTTCTTAAGCACGTTTTTAGTTCTTCAAAGTTCCATTGGGGCAATGCAAAGTAGGGACCAAAAAGTAGACCTTCTCTCAAACAACTTTGGAGGAATGTGAGTGTATCGAAAAGAATGGAGGGGTAGGCAGTACTTCAACAATCTCTCACCTCATCAATACTCAAAACAGTGCAACTAAGGAGATTCGAAAGTTAAAGGTGTGGAACACTATCCTGGAAAGTCAGCAGGCCCAAGGGGCCTCAGGGTCAAATGAGGAGATAGCTCATTTGACCAAAGAAAATGCTGATCTTAGGGCACAAGTGGAGAACCTGAAAGAGAAACTACTCACCGAGCAAACATTGGTGAATGCCCGAATAGATCTTGTTCTCCAAACTCTTGCTGAAGCTTCCAAACCCTCTCCTCCTAGTGTCTCTTAGGCAGCCCTTTCAGTGACAAGTTTCTAGATTTTATGTTCTTGTTTTGATAACTTGGCagttgtttttgtttctttttgtgaTATGGATGGGATGTACTTGTACTGCTCCCACTGAACATAGTCCAATCTTTGCCTTTGCTATATAGCAAAGGCATATGTTTTCTATATATAAAAACTATTCTCTTTTGCTATCTAATGCTTACGTTTCTCTGTttctcttttctatcatgttgtgCGCATATATGTGGCATGAGGTAGCTAggctagacttctttatgttgCTTGCTTGCTTGTGTATTTTTAATGATACCAAAAGGGGGAAGTATAATTGAAACATGGATCTGATTAAGGGGGAAGCATAGAGTCAAGgggaacttgtgaagttcctATGCATAGAGTCATGGGGGAACTTGTGAAGTTCATGTTGCTTCATCTGGTTAATTTTTCTCTAAACATGGGTTATCCGTTTTAAGTTTGtcgtcatcaaaaagggggaaattgatgagTTTACAATGTCTTAACTTTATGTTttaatgatctaacaaacttactgtcaaagaaccagataaggaatcTGACACACTTGGTACACATCGCAAATCAACGGACTCCAGCTAATGCGAACTGCTACAACTACAGAAGATAGAGAACCAACacaaggacctgatacccttgtgTTTCCCTGACAGCACTACAAAGTCAACCATGTACAGCTGGAAAGTGACTGCATGCACTGTACACAGAAATAGTGCAACACAGTTCTGCAGTCACTTGTCCTTTAACCAACCAAGTGATTACATCATTAAAGTGATGTCATCCAAGTTGTATTAACAAGAGTGTtacaacaaaacatcacttgaacacttgagaattTACTTCAAACATTCAAGC includes the following:
- the LOC142163871 gene encoding uncharacterized protein LOC142163871; translated protein: MHDFIMTEDFELWDVICDSPYIPTTSVRDLPLMMPKTRKEYTDADRKTMEKNFCAKKILVCGIGPDDYNMISACQTAKEIWEALQIAHEGIIQVKQSTIDKLTTEYELFRMKDD